A region from the Rubrivirga sp. SAORIC476 genome encodes:
- a CDS encoding fasciclin domain-containing protein codes for MHLFRVLLAALLLPLLAGCDLFGSDPTIIEAISAESDLGTLESAILRANLSATLNGEGPFTVFAPTDAAFDAYAAENDISEIELLGATTLSSLLRVHVVAGELSLEDLQVGDVITTLNGETLTVTTASGTVGLDTEDAGPSSNARITTPDIEASNGVVHKINGVLAPTDT; via the coding sequence ATGCATCTCTTCCGCGTTCTGCTCGCCGCTCTCCTTCTTCCGCTCCTCGCCGGGTGCGACCTCTTCGGCTCCGACCCGACGATCATCGAGGCGATCAGCGCCGAGTCCGACCTGGGGACGCTCGAGTCGGCGATCCTCCGCGCCAACCTGTCGGCCACGCTCAACGGCGAGGGGCCGTTCACCGTCTTCGCCCCCACCGACGCCGCCTTCGACGCGTACGCCGCCGAGAACGACATTTCGGAGATCGAGTTGCTCGGTGCGACGACCCTGTCCAGCCTCCTCCGCGTCCACGTGGTCGCGGGCGAACTGTCGCTGGAGGACCTCCAGGTGGGCGACGTGATCACGACGCTGAATGGGGAGACGCTGACCGTCACGACCGCGTCCGGCACCGTCGGGCTGGACACCGAGGACGCCGGGCCGTCCTCGAACGCCCGCATCACGACGCCTGACATCGAGGCCTCGAATGGGGTCGTGCATAAGATCAACGGCGTGCTGGCGCCGACCGATACCTAG
- a CDS encoding type IX secretion system plug protein domain-containing protein, translating into MPPLRVLPFVALLFATGCVLPEESFDTSAEAEPAARVGETVVADSRVGALQLHAIGEEASLPVIALGTSQQLRLEFDLVGEETGLPLDISFAHTNRRGQVDLLPNEVLTGFESDRILDYDRSGSAVDVPYIHYRYDFPNSTIGFRVSGNYRAVVRDSEGTLLFDVPFYVSEQLAEVDLAFGSTVQDGSVGFAIQPAARLRPDARLREFDGSQFTVCFGRNGRTDVLRCAPEPSLVDLSLFQFYLPRSQAFQEQQALFTFDLGYLGVNTDVIEVDRAASPPTALLDLDFSEFGGDVRQAVFASSPLIETPYRDVGRADVDGEYVEVTFRYVPPQSRQSPRRVYVVGPFNGWARTPESEMTWVQADGRYQATLLLKQGRYVYSYVGADAQTPSLSAASLFTAYVYLADPRRFTDRLIAVRSGVAQ; encoded by the coding sequence ATGCCCCCACTCCGTGTTCTGCCGTTCGTCGCCCTGCTGTTCGCGACGGGCTGCGTGCTCCCTGAGGAGAGCTTCGACACGTCGGCCGAGGCCGAGCCAGCCGCGAGGGTGGGGGAGACCGTCGTCGCCGATTCGCGCGTCGGCGCCCTCCAACTGCACGCGATCGGGGAGGAGGCCTCGCTGCCGGTGATCGCGCTCGGCACGAGCCAGCAGCTTCGGCTCGAGTTCGACCTCGTGGGCGAGGAGACGGGCCTCCCGCTGGATATCTCGTTCGCCCACACCAACCGGCGAGGGCAGGTGGATCTGCTCCCGAACGAAGTGCTGACGGGCTTCGAGAGCGACCGCATCCTGGACTACGACCGGTCCGGCTCGGCCGTCGACGTGCCGTACATCCACTACCGCTACGACTTCCCGAACAGCACGATCGGCTTTCGCGTGAGCGGCAACTACCGCGCGGTCGTCCGCGACTCCGAGGGGACGCTGCTGTTCGACGTGCCTTTCTACGTCTCCGAGCAGCTCGCCGAGGTGGACCTGGCGTTCGGGTCGACGGTGCAGGACGGGTCGGTCGGCTTCGCCATCCAGCCCGCCGCACGGCTCCGGCCGGACGCCCGCCTCCGCGAGTTCGATGGGTCGCAGTTCACGGTCTGCTTCGGCCGCAACGGTCGGACGGACGTGCTGCGGTGCGCGCCCGAGCCGTCGCTCGTGGACCTGTCGCTGTTCCAGTTCTACCTGCCCCGCAGCCAGGCCTTTCAGGAGCAACAGGCGCTGTTCACCTTCGACCTCGGCTACCTCGGCGTCAACACGGACGTGATCGAGGTCGACCGCGCGGCGTCGCCGCCGACGGCGCTGCTGGATCTCGACTTTTCCGAGTTCGGCGGCGACGTGCGACAGGCCGTCTTCGCGTCCTCCCCGCTCATCGAAACCCCCTACCGCGACGTCGGCCGGGCGGACGTGGACGGCGAGTACGTCGAGGTCACGTTCCGCTACGTGCCGCCGCAGAGCCGCCAGTCGCCACGGCGCGTCTACGTCGTCGGTCCGTTCAACGGCTGGGCGCGTACGCCCGAGTCGGAGATGACGTGGGTCCAGGCCGACGGCCGCTACCAGGCCACGCTTCTCCTGAAGCAGGGCCGCTACGTCTACAGCTACGTTGGGGCGGACGCGCAGACGCCGAGCCTCAGCGCCGCGTCTCTGTTCACCGCCTACGTCTACCTCGCCGATCCCCGGCGCTTCACCGACCGCTTGATCGCCGTGCGCAGCGGCGTCGCCCAGTAA
- a CDS encoding peptidoglycan-binding protein — MTCRLLLGSALLTLAATACAAQGWESAIVSTGPDGRLQYATDAEGNRVPDFSRAGYRGGGVDLPVVPTVRTLAPVEGDDTASIQAALDAVMALPVGPDGRRGALELTAGTFEIAGTLVIRASGVVLRGAGDGDDPTASTVLRRSGANPEPVVYVGQREHGSGDALIRRAQGHASAFIEDDVVPVGAWSFRVDHPEGLRPGAPVVVYHPATAGWLEAVDHGATASEPGWAVGQHPIAFARTVTDVTGSMVTLDAPTFYRLDRSLSPSYVYWRDDRFLIREVGVEDLRIEIETASDTDETQAENAVVLALVEDGWVQRVTARHFWRAGVRVENSRYVTVRDSRALAPHSVVDGGRRYNFMVEKSQLVLFQGNVASHGRHAYVGNGETLDSGIVFLDNVSEDAFTSSEAHRQWSMGFLYDHHTEVGSVGRETHDRRIHLGNRGDYGTQHGWACANCVVWNAQMNGALVIVEKPPTAQNYAIGVQGAVSNRGPFLTTAPHVEGTNRADLSPRSLYLRQLADRLRPVER, encoded by the coding sequence GTGACGTGCCGCCTGCTCCTCGGCTCGGCGCTCCTGACGCTGGCAGCGACCGCCTGCGCGGCGCAGGGCTGGGAGTCGGCCATCGTGTCGACGGGCCCCGACGGGCGCCTCCAGTATGCGACCGATGCCGAGGGCAACCGCGTGCCGGACTTCTCGCGCGCAGGCTACCGCGGCGGCGGCGTGGACCTTCCAGTGGTCCCGACGGTCCGCACCCTGGCACCGGTCGAGGGCGACGACACCGCGTCCATCCAGGCGGCCCTCGACGCCGTCATGGCTCTTCCGGTGGGGCCGGACGGGCGGCGCGGTGCGCTCGAACTCACGGCGGGCACCTTCGAGATCGCCGGTACGCTCGTGATCCGCGCGAGCGGCGTCGTGCTGCGGGGCGCGGGCGACGGCGACGACCCGACCGCGAGCACCGTCCTGCGGCGGAGTGGCGCCAACCCGGAGCCCGTCGTATACGTCGGACAGAGGGAGCACGGGAGCGGCGACGCATTGATTCGTCGGGCGCAGGGCCACGCGTCGGCGTTCATCGAGGACGACGTGGTGCCGGTCGGGGCATGGTCGTTCCGGGTCGATCACCCCGAGGGGCTGCGGCCGGGCGCCCCGGTCGTGGTCTACCACCCGGCGACGGCCGGGTGGCTGGAGGCGGTCGACCACGGCGCGACGGCCAGCGAGCCGGGATGGGCCGTCGGCCAGCACCCCATCGCCTTCGCGCGGACCGTGACCGACGTGACGGGCTCAATGGTCACGCTCGACGCGCCGACGTTCTACCGCCTCGACCGGTCCCTCTCGCCGAGTTACGTCTACTGGCGCGACGACCGGTTCCTGATCCGCGAGGTGGGCGTGGAGGACCTGCGGATCGAGATCGAGACGGCGAGCGACACCGACGAGACGCAGGCCGAGAACGCCGTCGTGCTGGCCCTGGTGGAAGACGGCTGGGTGCAGCGCGTGACGGCGCGACACTTCTGGCGGGCCGGGGTGCGGGTCGAGAACTCGCGCTACGTGACCGTTCGCGACAGCCGCGCGCTGGCCCCGCATTCGGTGGTGGACGGTGGGCGGCGGTACAACTTCATGGTCGAGAAGTCGCAACTGGTGCTGTTCCAGGGCAACGTCGCCTCCCATGGGCGTCACGCCTACGTGGGCAACGGCGAGACGCTGGACTCGGGGATCGTCTTCCTCGACAACGTCTCCGAGGACGCCTTCACGTCGAGCGAGGCGCACCGACAGTGGAGCATGGGCTTCCTCTACGACCACCACACCGAGGTGGGATCGGTCGGGCGCGAGACCCACGACCGGCGCATCCACCTCGGCAACCGGGGCGACTACGGGACCCAGCACGGGTGGGCGTGCGCCAACTGCGTCGTGTGGAACGCGCAGATGAACGGGGCGCTCGTGATCGTGGAGAAGCCGCCGACGGCCCAGAACTACGCCATCGGGGTCCAGGGCGCGGTTTCCAACCGCGGCCCCTTCCTCACGACCGCGCCCCACGTCGAGGGGACGAATCGGGCCGACCTGAGCCCGCGCTCGCTCTACCTCCGCCAACTCGCCGACCGTCTGCGCCCGGTCGAGAGGTGA
- a CDS encoding DUF3078 domain-containing protein codes for MRRLLLAVSFLLTTASVAQEADTLRAEDGWRSSLVASLAGNQSAFSNWQEGGVSALAATASLDGQFDRVVGTFLTTQQLRLAFGVLRQDTLDVRKALDEARYAATAEVASDRAFRPAVSATARTQFAPGYDYSPTAAAYPSLTVIPGQELKVSDAFAPLVLSQTVGMAYRPGNGFVGRIGLGLKETVVAIERLRPVYGNALDQSVRVEAGVDTELALERKLMENVTLRSRLSAFQSFSQIGSAAPDAIFENSLLLKVNDLLNVRIDATALYDADVTTDVQLREVLSIGFSLGIL; via the coding sequence ATGCGCCGTTTGCTTCTCGCCGTTTCGTTCCTGCTCACCACCGCGTCGGTCGCCCAGGAGGCGGACACGCTCCGCGCCGAGGACGGCTGGCGGTCGTCGCTGGTGGCGTCGCTCGCGGGCAACCAGTCGGCCTTCTCGAACTGGCAGGAGGGGGGCGTGAGCGCCCTCGCCGCCACGGCCAGCCTCGACGGTCAGTTCGACCGGGTCGTGGGCACCTTTCTGACCACCCAGCAGCTTCGCCTCGCGTTCGGGGTGCTGCGCCAGGACACGCTCGACGTGCGCAAGGCTCTCGACGAGGCGCGCTACGCTGCGACCGCCGAGGTGGCCTCCGACCGCGCGTTCCGCCCCGCCGTCTCGGCGACGGCGCGCACCCAGTTCGCGCCCGGCTACGACTACTCGCCCACCGCGGCGGCCTACCCGTCGCTGACCGTCATCCCCGGTCAGGAGCTCAAGGTGTCGGACGCGTTCGCGCCGCTGGTGCTCTCCCAGACGGTCGGCATGGCCTACCGTCCCGGCAACGGGTTCGTGGGGCGGATCGGCCTGGGACTGAAGGAAACGGTCGTCGCCATCGAGCGGCTGCGGCCGGTCTACGGCAACGCGCTCGACCAGTCGGTGCGCGTCGAGGCGGGTGTAGACACCGAACTGGCCCTGGAGCGGAAGCTGATGGAGAACGTGACGCTGCGGTCGCGCCTGTCGGCGTTCCAGAGCTTCAGCCAGATCGGCTCGGCGGCGCCCGACGCCATCTTCGAGAACTCCCTGCTGCTCAAGGTGAACGACCTCCTGAACGTCCGCATCGACGCGACGGCGCTGTACGACGCCGACGTGACGACGGACGTCCAACTCCGCGAGGTGCTCAGCATCGGGTTCTCGCTGGGCATCCTGTAG
- a CDS encoding peptidoglycan-binding protein gives MNSRLALFALLLGLAAPASAQAWESEIVSTGPDGMLDYAADDEGNRMPNFGWAGYGSGLEPIPTVPTVVTVAPVDGDDTASIQAALDEAMARTPDADGLRGAVELAAGTYEIAGTLVIRESGVVLRGAGDDEDPATNTVLARSGANQDPIVYVGRSESASGDALIRRVSTRAPSVISNDLLPVGTLSFELDNPERYAPGDPIVIYHPATLNWINAVDRGATAGDAPWAVGEHPVAFARTIEHLNGSTVTIDAPTFYRLDKPVSPSYIYLRDASGLIRDVGVEDLRIDIETVSETDETQAENAVVLAMVEDGWVTGVTALHFWHAGVSVQNSRYVTVRDSRALDPHSLVEGSRRYNFEVYKSQLVLFEGNVASGARHAYVGNGTTLDSGIVFLDNTSQDAFTSSEAHRRWGMGFLYDNHVEIGSTGTSTSDRRIHLGNRGSYGTGHGWACANCAVWNAEMNGSLVVVEKPPTAQNYAIGVQGAVSSRGPFLATTPNIEGTNRANLSPRSLYLRQVEDRLNPLPAESVGPVATRLLPPAPNPATGAVRLGFVLETAADVRLSVVDVLGREVATVLDGPRAAGRYDVRVETGRLAPGTYLVRLATEAEVVSTPVTVVR, from the coding sequence CCTTCTTCTCGGCCTGGCCGCGCCCGCCTCGGCGCAGGCGTGGGAGTCTGAGATCGTCTCCACCGGCCCCGACGGGATGCTGGACTACGCCGCCGATGACGAGGGCAACCGCATGCCCAACTTCGGCTGGGCGGGGTACGGGAGCGGCCTGGAGCCGATCCCCACCGTGCCGACCGTCGTGACCGTGGCGCCCGTCGACGGCGACGACACCGCCTCGATCCAGGCTGCGCTCGACGAGGCGATGGCGCGCACGCCCGACGCCGACGGCCTCCGGGGCGCGGTCGAACTGGCCGCGGGCACCTACGAGATCGCCGGAACGCTCGTCATCCGCGAGAGCGGCGTCGTGCTGCGGGGCGCGGGCGACGACGAGGACCCGGCCACCAACACTGTCCTGGCGCGCAGCGGCGCGAACCAGGACCCCATCGTCTACGTCGGCCGGAGCGAGTCGGCCTCCGGCGACGCGCTGATCCGGCGCGTCAGCACGCGCGCGCCCTCGGTGATCTCGAACGACTTGCTGCCCGTGGGCACGCTGTCGTTCGAGCTCGACAACCCCGAGCGCTACGCGCCCGGCGACCCGATCGTGATCTACCACCCGGCGACCCTCAACTGGATCAACGCCGTGGACCGTGGCGCGACCGCGGGCGACGCCCCCTGGGCAGTCGGCGAGCACCCGGTCGCGTTTGCGCGCACCATCGAGCACCTCAACGGCTCCACGGTGACGATCGACGCGCCGACCTTTTACCGACTCGACAAGCCGGTGTCGCCGTCCTACATCTACCTCCGCGACGCGTCCGGTCTGATCCGCGACGTGGGCGTGGAGGACCTGCGGATCGACATCGAGACGGTGAGCGAGACCGACGAGACGCAGGCCGAGAACGCGGTCGTGCTGGCGATGGTCGAGGACGGCTGGGTGACCGGCGTGACCGCGCTCCACTTCTGGCACGCGGGCGTCTCGGTCCAGAACTCGCGCTACGTGACCGTCCGCGACAGCCGCGCGCTGGACCCGCACTCGCTGGTCGAGGGCAGCCGGCGCTACAACTTCGAGGTCTACAAGTCGCAGCTGGTCCTGTTCGAGGGCAACGTCGCGAGCGGCGCCCGGCACGCCTACGTGGGCAACGGGACGACGCTCGACTCGGGCATCGTCTTCCTCGACAACACCTCGCAGGACGCCTTCACGTCGAGCGAGGCGCACCGCCGCTGGGGGATGGGCTTCCTCTATGACAACCACGTCGAGATCGGGTCGACGGGCACGAGCACCTCGGACCGGCGCATCCACCTGGGCAACCGGGGGAGCTACGGGACCGGTCACGGGTGGGCGTGCGCCAACTGCGCCGTCTGGAACGCCGAGATGAACGGCTCACTGGTCGTGGTCGAGAAGCCGCCGACGGCCCAGAACTACGCCATCGGGGTCCAGGGTGCGGTCTCCAGCCGCGGCCCGTTTCTCGCGACCACACCCAACATCGAAGGGACGAACCGGGCCAACCTGAGCCCGCGCTCGCTCTACCTCCGCCAGGTCGAGGACCGGCTGAATCCGCTCCCGGCCGAGAGCGTTGGCCCCGTGGCGACCCGCCTGCTGCCGCCCGCGCCGAACCCCGCCACCGGGGCCGTCCGCCTCGGGTTCGTACTGGAGACCGCCGCCGACGTGCGGCTGAGCGTGGTGGATGTGCTCGGGCGCGAGGTGGCGACGGTGCTCGACGGGCCGCGCGCCGCCGGACGCTACGACGTGCGCGTCGAGACGGGCCGGCTGGCACCGGGCACCTACCTCGTCCGCCTCGCCACCGAGGCGGAGGTGGTGAGCACGCCGGTCACGGTCGTGCGGTGA
- a CDS encoding histone H1, whose translation MANMFSKLQEHVASLEEDFSKFYEKGNKAAGTRVRKGMQELKALAQEIRVDVQDKKN comes from the coding sequence ATGGCCAACATGTTCAGCAAGCTCCAGGAGCACGTCGCTTCGCTCGAAGAGGACTTCAGCAAGTTCTACGAGAAGGGCAACAAGGCTGCCGGCACCCGTGTCCGCAAGGGCATGCAGGAGCTCAAGGCGCTCGCCCAGGAGATCCGCGTCGACGTGCAGGACAAGAAGAACTGA